A single genomic interval of Gemmatimonadaceae bacterium harbors:
- the crcB gene encoding fluoride efflux transporter CrcB encodes MRIDWRLIAAVAVGGALGSVVRYLVGAFIQGRVATPFPVGTFAVNISGSLLLGFLMRLGLETTALGPEMRFFLTTGFCGGYTTFSTFSYETFRLFEDGEYGTAGFYVASSVVLALLGCAIGMSVAGRVISIGRAGLSGGIDT; translated from the coding sequence ATGAGGATCGATTGGCGACTCATCGCCGCCGTCGCGGTCGGCGGCGCGTTAGGCAGCGTCGTGCGATATCTCGTCGGCGCGTTCATCCAGGGGCGAGTCGCGACGCCGTTCCCCGTCGGAACGTTCGCCGTGAATATCAGCGGCTCGCTTCTGCTCGGATTCTTGATGCGGCTCGGACTCGAGACCACGGCGTTGGGTCCGGAGATGCGGTTCTTTCTCACGACGGGATTCTGCGGCGGCTACACGACGTTCTCGACGTTCAGCTACGAGACGTTCCGCCTGTTCGAGGACGGCGAATACGGGACCGCCGGATTCTACGTCGCATCCAGCGTCGTTCTCGCGCTGCTCGGCTGCGCGATCGGAATGAGCGTCGCGGGACGAGTGATCTCGATCGGCCGGGCCGGCCTCTCGGGAGGAATCGACACATGA
- a CDS encoding DUF190 domain-containing protein, translated as MTANENAPMHGLKGQRVLMRIHVGEREKFEGNPTYERIVRLLRDRRLAGATVFRGIMSFGATAHVHTVKFLELSGDLPIVIECVDSAEKIDAVLPELDAMIGGGLITLERVDVIVYRAGGERSAG; from the coding sequence ATGACCGCCAACGAGAACGCTCCAATGCACGGGCTCAAAGGTCAGCGCGTGCTCATGCGCATCCACGTCGGCGAGCGGGAAAAGTTCGAGGGTAACCCGACGTACGAGCGGATCGTTCGTCTACTGCGCGACCGGCGGCTCGCCGGCGCGACGGTCTTTCGCGGAATCATGTCGTTCGGCGCGACGGCGCACGTGCACACCGTGAAATTCCTCGAGCTGTCCGGCGACTTGCCGATCGTCATCGAGTGCGTGGACTCGGCGGAAAAAATCGACGCCGTGCTCCCCGAGCTCGACGCGATGATCGGCGGCGGATTGATCACGCTCGAGAGGGTGGACGTGATCGTGTACCGCGCCGGAGGGGAACGCTCCGCAGGGTGA
- the rpiB gene encoding ribose 5-phosphate isomerase B — protein MIVALGCDHAGYALKQGVADAIRDAGHEVLDCGAFQLTPGDDYPDFAAAVARAILSGKAERGVIVCGSGVGAAVAANKFAGIRSALCHDTFSAHQGVEDDSMNVLALGARVIGPSLAAELVGAFLRAEFSGAERHRRRLQKIADIEKESMSR, from the coding sequence ATGATCGTCGCCCTGGGCTGCGACCACGCCGGATACGCCCTCAAGCAGGGTGTCGCGGACGCGATTCGAGACGCCGGACACGAGGTGCTCGATTGCGGCGCGTTTCAGCTGACGCCCGGCGACGATTACCCCGACTTCGCCGCCGCCGTCGCGCGCGCGATCCTCTCGGGAAAGGCCGAGCGTGGCGTGATCGTCTGCGGCAGCGGCGTGGGTGCGGCGGTCGCCGCCAACAAGTTCGCCGGAATTCGCTCCGCCCTCTGCCACGACACCTTCTCCGCGCACCAGGGCGTGGAAGACGACTCGATGAACGTCCTCGCCCTCGGCGCTCGCGTCATCGGCCCGTCGCTCGCCGCCGAGCTCGTGGGCGCGTTCCTGCGCGCCGAGTTCTCCGGCGCCGAGCGCCACCGCCGGCGACTCCAGAAGATTGCGGACATCGAGAAGGAATCGATGTCGCGCTGA
- a CDS encoding serine hydrolase, producing MIQFSVSARLAVSLTVFGLAPSAFAQSKTLSADIDRRIAQVPGATVAVAFHDLATGDNLYLRADESFHAASTMKVPVMIELFRQVDAGTLKLDQGVPLVNHFVSIADGSPYSLNASDDSDSLAYSLVGTRVPLRDLIDHMITRSSNLATNALIELAGAKNANTTAHRLGAANIKVLRGVEDTPAFRAGMNNTTTARDLAVLLEAIETGRAASRASCDAMRDILSRQEFNEEIPAGLPPGTKVAHKTGWITGVLHDAAVIYPPNRKPYVLVVLTRDIPDEKVARALIADISRLVWTHAVSDASPSRNGTLP from the coding sequence GTGATACAATTTTCAGTATCGGCACGATTGGCCGTCTCGCTCACTGTTTTCGGCCTCGCGCCCTCCGCATTTGCGCAGTCGAAAACGCTCTCGGCCGACATCGACCGGCGTATTGCTCAGGTCCCCGGAGCGACCGTCGCGGTCGCCTTTCACGACTTGGCGACCGGCGACAACCTCTATCTCCGTGCGGACGAAAGCTTTCACGCCGCCAGCACCATGAAGGTGCCCGTGATGATCGAGCTGTTCCGGCAGGTGGACGCGGGCACTCTCAAGCTCGACCAGGGCGTTCCGCTGGTGAATCATTTTGTATCGATCGCCGACGGCTCGCCCTATTCGCTGAACGCGTCCGACGATTCCGACAGCCTGGCTTACAGTCTTGTAGGGACCCGCGTCCCGCTCCGCGACCTGATCGACCACATGATCACGCGGTCGAGCAACCTCGCGACGAACGCGCTCATCGAGCTGGCCGGCGCCAAGAACGCGAACACCACGGCGCACCGACTCGGCGCGGCGAACATCAAGGTTCTCCGCGGCGTCGAGGATACGCCGGCGTTCCGCGCCGGAATGAACAACACGACCACGGCTCGCGACCTCGCGGTTCTGCTCGAGGCGATCGAGACCGGGCGCGCCGCCTCGCGCGCGAGCTGCGACGCGATGCGGGACATCCTCTCTCGCCAGGAATTCAACGAGGAGATTCCCGCCGGGCTTCCACCCGGTACGAAAGTGGCCCACAAGACCGGCTGGATCACCGGCGTGCTGCACGACGCGGCGGTCATCTACCCGCCGAATCGCAAACCGTACGTGCTGGTCGTTCTCACGCGGGACATTCCCGACGAGAAAGTCGCGCGGGCCTTGATCGCCGATATCTCTCGCCTCGTCTGGACGCACGCCGTGTCCGACGCGTCTCCCTCCCGGAATGGGACACTGCCATGA